A genomic region of Zalophus californianus isolate mZalCal1 chromosome 11, mZalCal1.pri.v2, whole genome shotgun sequence contains the following coding sequences:
- the LOC113913837 gene encoding LOW QUALITY PROTEIN: olfactory receptor 6X1 (The sequence of the model RefSeq protein was modified relative to this genomic sequence to represent the inferred CDS: substituted 2 bases at 2 genomic stop codons), which produces MRNGTTITELILLGFPDIQGLQIPLFIVIFFIYILTLAGKGLIIAIVWAEPKLQIPMYFFLCTLSFLEIXGMTTVIPKLLETFVVARTAICIPCCLPQAFFHFFLGTTEFFILTITSFDHYLAIXKPLRYPTIMTSNLCLQLALGSWVVGFTVVFGQMLLLIQVPFCGNNVINHLYCDVGPILKAACADTSMLELLGLLATVLVILGSLLFTMISYLYILSTILQILSATGRQKTFSTCASHLTVVSLLYGAVLFMYLRPTTHSSFKINKVVSVLNTILTPLLNPFIYTIRNKKVKAALRKAMACPKTHHPQ; this is translated from the coding sequence ATGAGAAATGGCACGACAATCACAGAGCTCATCCTCCTAGGCTTTCCTGATATCCAAGGACTACAGATCCCTCTCTTTATAGTCATCTTTTTCATCTACATATTAACCCTTGCAGGCAAGGGGCTCATAATTGCCATTGTCTGGGCAGAGCCCAAGCTTCAAATACCAATGTACTTCTTCCTCTGCACCTTGTCCTTCTTAGAGATCTAAGGGATGACCACAGTCATCCCCAAACTGTTGGAAACTTTTGTGGTGGCAAGAACAGCTATCTGCATCCCCTGCTGCCTACCGCAGGCTTTCTTCCACTTTTTCCTGGGCACCACTGAGTTCTTTATCCTCACCATCACGTCTTTTGACCATTACCTGGCCATCTGAAAGCCCCTTCGCTACCCCACCATTATGACCAGCAACCTCTGCCTGCAACTTGCCCTCGGTTCCTGGGTGGTAGGCTTTACCGTTGTCTTTGGTCAGATGCTGCTGCTCATCCAGGTGCCATTCTGTGGCAACAATGTCATCAATCATCTCTACTGTGATGTTGGTCCCATTTTGAAAGCAGCCTGTGCAGACACAAGCATGCTGGAGCTCCTGGGTCTTTTGGCGACCGTCCTGGTGATCCTAGGGTCACTCCTCTTCACAATGATTTCTTATCTTTATATCTTGTCCACGATCCTACAGATTCTTTCAGCCACTGGCCGACAGAAGACTTTCTCTACCTGTGCCTCTCACCTGACAGTAGTCTCCCTGCTCTATGGTGCTGTTTTGTTCATGTACCTGAGACCCACAACACACTCTTCCTTTAAGATTAATAAGGTGGTGTCCGTGCTAAATACTATCCTCACACCTCTTCTGAATCCCTTCATTTATACAATTAGAAACAAGAAGGTGAAAGCAGCCCTAAGGAAGGCAATGGCTTGTCCAAAGACTCATCATCCACAGTAA
- the ZNF202 gene encoding zinc finger protein 202 isoform X2, translating to MATALEPEDQDLWEEEGILMVKLEDDFTCRPESVLQRDDPVLETSHQNFRRFRYQEAASPREALIRLRELCHQWLRPERRTKEQILELLVLEQFLTVLPGELQSWVRGQRPESGEEAVTLVEGLQKQPRRPRRWVTVHVHGQEVLSEETVHPEAEPESPSELQNPVQTSTPEASREETIQSPSLGPPEEQSLCHELEFQPLQESEVPVSQDPDLPEERNTGNPEMVALLTALSQGLVTFKDVAVCFSQDQWSDLDPAQKEFYGEYVLEEDCGIVVSLSFPIPRLDEISHVREEEPLVPDTPEPQEPQEPEILSFTYTGDRSEDEEEYLEQEDLSLEDLHRSILGDPEIHQTPDWEIVLEDDPNRLNERRFGTSISQVNSLSNLRETMPIHPLLGRHHDCPVCGKSFTCNSHLVRHLRTHTGEKPYKCMECGKSYTRSSHLARHQKVHKMGTPYKFPLNRKNLDEASSLVQAERTPPVEKPYRCDDCGKHFRWTSDLVRHQRTHTGEKPFFCTICGKSFSQKSVLTTHQRIHLGGKPYLCGECGEDFSDHRRYLAHRKTHAAEELYLCSECGRCFNHSAAFAKHLRGHASVRPCRCNECGKSFSRRDHLVRHQRTHTGEKPFTCPTCGKSFSRGYHLIRHQRTHSEKTS from the exons ATGGCTACAGCCTTGGAACCAGAGGACCAGGATCTTTGGGAAGAAGAGGGAATTCTGATGGTGAAATTGGAAGATGATTTCACCTGTAGGCCAGAGTCTGTCTTACAGAGAGATGACCCTGTGCTCGAGACCTCACACCAGAACTTCCGGCGCTTTCGCTACCAGGAAGCCGCAAGCCCTCGAGAAGCTCTCATCCGACTGCGAGAACTTTGTCATCAGTGGCTGAGGCCTGAAAGGCGGACAAAGGAGCAGATCCTAGAGCTGCTTGTGCTGGAACAGTTCCTTACCGTCCTGCCTGGAGAACTGCAGAGCTGGGTGCGGGGCCAACGGCCAGAGAGTGGCGAGGAGGCAGTGACGCTGGTGGAGGGTTTGCAGAAACAACCCAGGAGACCAAGGCGGTGG GTGACTGTCCATGTTCATGGCCAGGAAGTCCTGTCAGAGGAGACGGTGCATCCGGAAGCAGAGCCCGAGTCACCTAGTGAGCTGCAGAACCCTGTGCAGACCTCGACTCCCGAGGCGTCCCGTGAGGAGACCATACAGAGCCCCAGTCTGGGGCCACCAGAAGAGCAGAGCCTGTGCCATGAATTGGAGTTCCAGCCCCTGCAGGAGAGCG AGGTTCCAGTGTCCCAGGACCCAGACCTTCCTGAAGAGAGGAACACTGGAAACCCAGAGATGGTTGCCCTTCTTACTGCTCTTTCACAG GGATTGGTAACTTTCAAGGACGTGGCTGTGTGCTTCTCCCAGGACCAGTGGAGCGATCTGGATCCCGCACAGAAAGAGTTCTATGGAGAATATGTCTTGGAAGAAGACTGTGGAATTGTGGTCTCTTTGT CATTTCCAATCCCCAGACTAGATGAGATCTCCCACGTTAGAGAGGAAGAGCCTTTGGTCCCAGATACCCCAGAGCCTCAAGAGCCTCAAGAGCCAGAAATCCTGAGTTTTACCTACACAG GAGATAGGAGTGAAGATGAAGAAGAGTATCTTGAGCAGGAAGATCTAAGTTTGGAAGATCTACACAGATCTATTTTGGGAGATCCAGAAATCCACCAGACTCCAGACTGGGAAATAGTCCTTGAGGATGATCCAAATAGACTTAACGAAAGAAGATTTGGTACAAGTATTTCTCAAGTTAATAGTTTATCGAATCTTCGGGAAACCATGCCTATCCACCCCTTGTTAGGGAGACACCATGACTGTCCTGTATGTGGGAAAAGTTTCACTTGTAACTCCCACCTTGTTAGACACCtaagaactcatacaggagagaaaccctataaatgtatGGAGTGTGGGAAAAGTTACACGCGGAGCTCACATCTTGCCAGGCACCAGAAGGTTCACAAAATGGGCACTCCTTATAAATTTCCCCTAAACCGGAAGAATTTGGATGAGGCCTCCTCTCTGGTCCAGGCTGAGAGAACTCCACCTGTTGAGAAACCCTATAGGTGTGACGATTGTGGAAAACACTTCCGCTGGACCTCAGACCTTGTCCGGCATCAGAGGACACACACAGGAGAAAAACCCTTCTTCTGTACTATTTGTGGCAAAAGCTTCAGCCAGAAGTCTGTGCTGACAACACACCAAAGAATCCACCTCGGAGGCAAACCCTACCTGTGTGGAGAGTGTGGGGAGGACTTCAGCGACCACAGGCGGTATCTGGCGCACCGGAAGACCCACGCAGCTGAGGAGCTGTATCTCTGTAGCGAGTGTGGGCGGTGCTTCAACCACAGCGCTGCGTTTGCCAAGCACCTGCGAGGACACGCCTCAGTGAGGCCCTGCCGGTGCAACGAATGTGGGAAAAGTTTCAGTCGGAGGGACCACCTTGTCAGGCATCAAAGAACCCACACTGGCGAGAAACCGTTCACGTGCCCTACCTGTGGAAAAAGCTTCAGCAGGGGCTATCACTTAATCAGGCATCAGAGGACCCACTCAGAAAAGACCTCCTAG
- the ZNF202 gene encoding zinc finger protein 202 isoform X1, with product MVVEIGGRGFNSVRKCYVWGVMSELRTIFPVYNLMLILMFVSTSLPQVPWEKLLEVPRLRLGANDSVSSRWCETPPPESQTMATALEPEDQDLWEEEGILMVKLEDDFTCRPESVLQRDDPVLETSHQNFRRFRYQEAASPREALIRLRELCHQWLRPERRTKEQILELLVLEQFLTVLPGELQSWVRGQRPESGEEAVTLVEGLQKQPRRPRRWVTVHVHGQEVLSEETVHPEAEPESPSELQNPVQTSTPEASREETIQSPSLGPPEEQSLCHELEFQPLQESEVPVSQDPDLPEERNTGNPEMVALLTALSQGLVTFKDVAVCFSQDQWSDLDPAQKEFYGEYVLEEDCGIVVSLSFPIPRLDEISHVREEEPLVPDTPEPQEPQEPEILSFTYTGDRSEDEEEYLEQEDLSLEDLHRSILGDPEIHQTPDWEIVLEDDPNRLNERRFGTSISQVNSLSNLRETMPIHPLLGRHHDCPVCGKSFTCNSHLVRHLRTHTGEKPYKCMECGKSYTRSSHLARHQKVHKMGTPYKFPLNRKNLDEASSLVQAERTPPVEKPYRCDDCGKHFRWTSDLVRHQRTHTGEKPFFCTICGKSFSQKSVLTTHQRIHLGGKPYLCGECGEDFSDHRRYLAHRKTHAAEELYLCSECGRCFNHSAAFAKHLRGHASVRPCRCNECGKSFSRRDHLVRHQRTHTGEKPFTCPTCGKSFSRGYHLIRHQRTHSEKTS from the exons ATGGTTGTGGAGATTGGGGGCAGGGGATTTAATAGTGTAAGGAAGTGTTATGTGTGGGGGGTTATGAGTGAACTCAGAACTATTTTCCCTGTGTATAATCTCATGCTTATACTCATGTTTGTCTCTACTTCTCTGCCCCAGGTCCCTTGGGAGAAACTCCTTGAGGTGCCCAGGCTGAGACTGGGGGCTAATGACAGTGTGAGCTCTAGATGGTGTGAGACCCCTCCCCCCGAGAGCCAAACAATGGCTACAGCCTTGGAACCAGAGGACCAGGATCTTTGGGAAGAAGAGGGAATTCTGATGGTGAAATTGGAAGATGATTTCACCTGTAGGCCAGAGTCTGTCTTACAGAGAGATGACCCTGTGCTCGAGACCTCACACCAGAACTTCCGGCGCTTTCGCTACCAGGAAGCCGCAAGCCCTCGAGAAGCTCTCATCCGACTGCGAGAACTTTGTCATCAGTGGCTGAGGCCTGAAAGGCGGACAAAGGAGCAGATCCTAGAGCTGCTTGTGCTGGAACAGTTCCTTACCGTCCTGCCTGGAGAACTGCAGAGCTGGGTGCGGGGCCAACGGCCAGAGAGTGGCGAGGAGGCAGTGACGCTGGTGGAGGGTTTGCAGAAACAACCCAGGAGACCAAGGCGGTGG GTGACTGTCCATGTTCATGGCCAGGAAGTCCTGTCAGAGGAGACGGTGCATCCGGAAGCAGAGCCCGAGTCACCTAGTGAGCTGCAGAACCCTGTGCAGACCTCGACTCCCGAGGCGTCCCGTGAGGAGACCATACAGAGCCCCAGTCTGGGGCCACCAGAAGAGCAGAGCCTGTGCCATGAATTGGAGTTCCAGCCCCTGCAGGAGAGCG AGGTTCCAGTGTCCCAGGACCCAGACCTTCCTGAAGAGAGGAACACTGGAAACCCAGAGATGGTTGCCCTTCTTACTGCTCTTTCACAG GGATTGGTAACTTTCAAGGACGTGGCTGTGTGCTTCTCCCAGGACCAGTGGAGCGATCTGGATCCCGCACAGAAAGAGTTCTATGGAGAATATGTCTTGGAAGAAGACTGTGGAATTGTGGTCTCTTTGT CATTTCCAATCCCCAGACTAGATGAGATCTCCCACGTTAGAGAGGAAGAGCCTTTGGTCCCAGATACCCCAGAGCCTCAAGAGCCTCAAGAGCCAGAAATCCTGAGTTTTACCTACACAG GAGATAGGAGTGAAGATGAAGAAGAGTATCTTGAGCAGGAAGATCTAAGTTTGGAAGATCTACACAGATCTATTTTGGGAGATCCAGAAATCCACCAGACTCCAGACTGGGAAATAGTCCTTGAGGATGATCCAAATAGACTTAACGAAAGAAGATTTGGTACAAGTATTTCTCAAGTTAATAGTTTATCGAATCTTCGGGAAACCATGCCTATCCACCCCTTGTTAGGGAGACACCATGACTGTCCTGTATGTGGGAAAAGTTTCACTTGTAACTCCCACCTTGTTAGACACCtaagaactcatacaggagagaaaccctataaatgtatGGAGTGTGGGAAAAGTTACACGCGGAGCTCACATCTTGCCAGGCACCAGAAGGTTCACAAAATGGGCACTCCTTATAAATTTCCCCTAAACCGGAAGAATTTGGATGAGGCCTCCTCTCTGGTCCAGGCTGAGAGAACTCCACCTGTTGAGAAACCCTATAGGTGTGACGATTGTGGAAAACACTTCCGCTGGACCTCAGACCTTGTCCGGCATCAGAGGACACACACAGGAGAAAAACCCTTCTTCTGTACTATTTGTGGCAAAAGCTTCAGCCAGAAGTCTGTGCTGACAACACACCAAAGAATCCACCTCGGAGGCAAACCCTACCTGTGTGGAGAGTGTGGGGAGGACTTCAGCGACCACAGGCGGTATCTGGCGCACCGGAAGACCCACGCAGCTGAGGAGCTGTATCTCTGTAGCGAGTGTGGGCGGTGCTTCAACCACAGCGCTGCGTTTGCCAAGCACCTGCGAGGACACGCCTCAGTGAGGCCCTGCCGGTGCAACGAATGTGGGAAAAGTTTCAGTCGGAGGGACCACCTTGTCAGGCATCAAAGAACCCACACTGGCGAGAAACCGTTCACGTGCCCTACCTGTGGAAAAAGCTTCAGCAGGGGCTATCACTTAATCAGGCATCAGAGGACCCACTCAGAAAAGACCTCCTAG